The DNA window ACGCGAAGTCGGTGGTCAAGCGCGTGGCGATTGAGCTCGGCATCAATGCAACCAACGTGTGTCGGTTTCAACGATTTGCTGAGAAGTTCGCGACCTACGAAGCGTTTTGTGACCAGCATCCCACTGTCACCTCCTGGACGGGAGTGCGCGACTTGATTACCGAGTCTCGCAAGCCCGTAAGCGGTGGCCGACGAGATTTTGCGTTAGTTCGATCGTTGCAATCAGCGGTCGCCTCGTTCAAGTCCCCGGAGCCTTTCGATTCGTCGAAGGCCGAGGAGATCAGTCGGCTGCTCCAAGAGTTATTCAATGCGGCAAGTTGCCGTGAAGAAGTACGAATGCCCGAACACAACGAAATGATTCAAGTCGCTTCATAGCCATCCTTGAAGAAGGTCATGGCCACCTCTAGCAGGTTCGACCTGACGGCACCCGTCGCCAGGCATACCGAGATTTGTTTTTGTTGGCGTCTTCCGCAGCCTTTTTTCTCAACCCTGATCGCGCTTGCTCGCCAAATGCTAAGAAAAAGCCTCACCCGCCCGGCCACGTTGGGCCGGGCGGACGAGACTTGATTGCGGTGGGTTAGTGCCGTCGATGATTTCGACGGTGTTGGTTTCCTTGATGGCTCGCCTGCTGAACACCCATTTGGTAGCCCAGGTATCCGGCAGTTGCGAGCAGGCCGAGGCCAAATATTAACTCCATACGGTCTCCTTTTCGGTTAAGTTTGTATTGTTCTCAGGCCTTTCCAGGCCCGGCATGGCTTGCGGTACGGGCATCCCCGCAGGCGACGGGATTCGCTGCCGAGTAGGGCAGATCGCACCGCTGATACTGACTGTTCGCGCGAAACGAAATGTAGTCGTCGCCAGTGAGGATCAGAGCGACTTGATTGGGGCGGGGTTCGCCGTCATCGCCTGCCACTGTTGTCGCTCTCTTTCGGCCTGATCAAGTCGATCAACTCGCTGGCCTGGCCGATCAACAGATCATCGGGCCGAGCAACACCGAAACGGTTACGCAACTCGCTGACGAGGTCGATGCGAAACTTACGGGAGATGGCGTGCAACGCTTTGACTTGCGACGCAGTCGCCATACGACCGTTGGGCCGCTGCTGCGAACCGTATCCGTTCTCCTGGCGATGGCCGTTGCCGTTGGCATAATCCAGGTGACCGTTTGTGGGCGGATACTGGCCGTTGGAGTGCCCTTTGGCAACGTGGCCGCTGCCTTCCAACTCCTCGTCGACCGACGCCTTGGCGATGCGGAACAGTTGCCGCACCCTTTCCCGCAAGGCGTCGGGTTCGCTCGCCAAGCCAGCTTCGACTTCGAGTTCCAAGTGGACGCTCGCACCTCGGGAACCGTAATTGGCTTCGCCGATCTTTCTCGACAAGCCGACGTTCAGTTTCAGCATAAAAATAACCTCGTTTGATCAGGTGTCGTTGGGGACGGAATCAGGCCGGTCGCTTCGCCATGCTCTCGCCAGGCGAAACGGCGACCAAGTCCTTCGGTGGATCGCCGCTCGCTCGGTCGAAAATGCTTGCCGGTGCGATAGCGGTCCTCCAGCGAGACGGCGTATCCATACAAATCAGGATCGCTCTGCGCCAGCTCAGCCAGTTCCGGCTTCTTCATCGCGGGGCAGAAAAAACACGCAGACTTCGCGGGAACGGGCAGGCCTTCGTCGGCGATCACACGCTGACATTTCTGGCGATCCCAGCCCCAATCCATCAGCGGATATTGGTATTCGTACTGGGGGTCGTCGCCCCGGTCGCCATATCGTCGGCGTTCTTCGCGGGCGTCAAAGCCGATCACTTTCTGGACCTTGAGGCCGGCCTCCCACGTCTCAATCGCCGGCAGCCAACGGCGAACGCGGTGGTCCTGCGGCTCGCGTTTCCATTTGATCGAGCAGCTCTTGCGGCCAAAAGCTAAGCTGGGCAGCGTCTCGTTTTGCCAACAGTTGCCGTAGAGCGAATCGTAAGGCGCGATCGGCGGCGTATAGCGGACAACCTCGAATTGCGGAAAGTCGACATCCCGCAGCCACTGACGAATGATGGGGGCGTAGAGGTAAGTTTCCGGCTTCTCGCCGCCCGTATCGGCGAACAGGATCAGATCGGGGCGGACGCCGCGGCGTTGGAGCCCAATCAACATGGCAGTGGAATCGACCCCCAAACCGTAAGCGACGACCAACGGCGGCTTAGGAGCGACCGAGCGGAAGAGAGGGTACTGCCGCATCAGGCGTCGATCGCCTGCAACGCGCGGATCGATAGCAATGCCGATTGCAGCGTCTTTGATTGGCGGCGATGACGTTTCAAGGCGGCGATCAGGTCCGAAACTTGCGACGAAGACTCGCGCAATGACGCCTTCACCGTCTCCGCCGACTCGATCAGAGAATCGACGCTGACCGTTTCGGTTTGATGGGATTCGACCTGCTTCGGCGCATGCTCTGGCTTGGTGGTGATCATGGCGTTGTTCCTTTCCTGCGGTATCGCAGTAGTGTGTTGTGAGGTCGGCGACTCAATGCGCGTCGCCTCGGGATCGGACGGGATGATTCCGGCTTTGCCGAGCACGGCCCAGAGGTAGGTGCGTGCCGGTTCGCGACAAAAGGCGGGCGATTCTTGCCCGGTGAGGTGCACGCTGCGAAAGCCAAGCCTCGCCGCCCGGCCCAGGTATTCGCGGTTCGTGGAAATGCGAATCGCATCGCCATCGCGCCGAGAACTGGTCAGCACAACTTCGGTCGGCTTGGCTTCGTTCGAGCCGATTGCACGCACGGACACCGCGCCGTTCAGGTCGACCGTCACCGGCCTGTTGAACTCGTCGTTGGACGGTAATCGCTGCATCGCGTTGGCCAGGAACGCCGCGTCCACATCCGACCAGTGCAGCGTCGAACCGGCGACGTTGGCTGTCGGCAACAGGTCGTCGACCTGCGGAAACCGGGCTTCCTTCTCGATCTTGAGCCAGACCGTCCAGGCTCCCGCGCGGAGCGTCACCCAGTCCTCAGTACAGCCGACTTCGATCGCCTCGCCGCCACTGAGGTCGCTGCCGGCAAGCAGACGGTTCGCCGGGATCAGCAACTCGCCATCCCAGGGAAAGGTGAAGCCGGATTGCACCAGCAGCTGCCGGCCGTCGCT is part of the Lignipirellula cremea genome and encodes:
- a CDS encoding DUF1016 domain-containing protein; this encodes MSDPTMSSGTTPVDESKKTPGVTALIKRLSLIWRNHQKKGIEVRYRIGELLNKKLGSERQKYAKSVVKRVAIELGINATNVCRFQRFAEKFATYEAFCDQHPTVTSWTGVRDLITESRKPVSGGRRDFALVRSLQSAVASFKSPEPFDSSKAEEISRLLQELFNAASCREEVRMPEHNEMIQVAS